Proteins from a genomic interval of Gopherus evgoodei ecotype Sinaloan lineage chromosome 7, rGopEvg1_v1.p, whole genome shotgun sequence:
- the PRDX3 gene encoding thioredoxin-dependent peroxide reductase, mitochondrial: MAAALRRLLRPSVARATPLSWGACAAALRPPVPAAAAGGGRKCTAQAELALPRLHFSTSSSRFVPAVTQHAPYFKGTAVVNGEFKELSLDDFKGKYLVLFFYPLDFTFVCPTEIVAFSDKANEFRDVNCEVVAVSVDSHFCHLAWTKTPRKSGGLGHMNIPLLSDLTKQISRDYGVLLEGPGLALRGLFIIDPNGIIKHLSINDLPVGRSVEETLRLVKAFQYVDTHGEVCPANWTPESPTIKPSPEASKEYFEKVHK, from the exons ATGGCTGCTGCCCTGCGAAGGTTGCTGAGGCCCTCG GTAGCGCGAGCAACTCCCTTGTCCTGGGGGGCCTGTGCGGCTGCCCTGCGGCcccctgttcctgctgctgccgCCGGCGGCGGGAGGAAATGCACGGCTCAGGCAGAACTGGCCCTTCCCCGGCTCCATTTCAGCACCA GTTCTTCAAGGTTTGTTCCTGCTGTTACCCAGCATGCCCCATATTTTAAAGGAACAGCTGTTGTCAATGGAGAGTTCAAAGAATTGAGCCTAGATGACTTTAAGGGAAAATATCTGGTACTTTTCTTCTACCCCTTGGATTT CACTTTTGTATGCCCAACAGAAATTGTGGCTTTCAGTGACAAAGCTAATGAATTTCGTGATGTGAACTGTGAGGTCGTTGCTGTATCTGTGGATTCTCACTTTTGTCATCTGGCCTGGACAAAAACACCACGAAAG AGTGGTGGCTTGGGCCATATGAATATCCCGCTTCTGTCAGACCTGACAAAACAAATCTCCCGAGATTATGGTGTGCTATTAGAAGGACCTGGTCTAGCCCTAAG AGGTCTCTTCATCATTGATCCTAATGGAATCATCAAGCATCTGAGTATCAATGATCTCCCTGTTGGCCGCAGTGTAGAAGAGACCCTTCGCTTGGTGAAGGCATTCCAATACGTGGACACTCATGGAGAGGTTTGCCCAGCTAACTGGACTCCAGAGTCCCCTACG ATCAAGCCAAGTCCAGAAGCTTCTAAGGAGTACTTTGAGAAAGTGCATAAATAG